TGTACATGATATGTGGACATATAAAAAAGTTTGAGGATTCCATTTTTGCAATTGGCATTCtctcttttgttattttctgaAATTTGTGGGTATTTTTATTGTATACATGGTAATACTAATATtccaaaattaagaaaatagcAGGTTGGTTGGGCTGAACTTCATCACTTTCTGGGCTGACGGCCCATTTTAGGCCCAACTGTAATATCCGACGCGCGTTATTCGCATCCTGTCACGAGCGTTATTCAATTTCAAACTTGTATCTTTCCTCCGCCCAATCTTCCCCACGTCTTAGCATTGGTCCTTCGCCGGAGCTGAAATAGAGGAAGAGGGAGATTTCGCGGCAGTTAACCGACGTAGTTTAATCCATTTATTCCCGTCTCCGGGCGGTTGTTTCTTCAAGTTTTGGAGACTCACTGCGAACTTTAAATAATTTCACTGTGCACTACATTAGGGTTTGAAAGTATTTGTATTGTTTTCATTTATGAAAATCCAGTGACGTGATTCGTCTCAGAATGCTGCAACGTGAGTAGTCCAGTAAAATCAAGAAAGACTGGTTGCTGAGAATGGGAAGGCGAAAGGCGAGGAAAACAGTTAAGAAGTGCAGCCCTTCGCCTGTACGAGAAGCAAAGGATGAAGCAGCGAATGACGAGGATGGTATGTTGAAATTCGTAGTGATTCCGATCCTTTTTCCCAAAGCCAGAATTTTCTTCTGGTGACAAATTGTCTGCGGATTTAACATAATTGTTCCGCTGCTTTCGCCTTCGTTTGTGTTTAGTTGAACGACATGCTGCTGCAATCCGTGCCATTCGGGATGTGGAGATCGAGCGTTTGATTACTGAATTGCGGTTGCTTCGTTCGTATTTCAACCAAGAGCAATTGCAAACTCCTCTATTGcaatttttcaaagaaaaacttCCAAGCTTGTCCATTTCGAGAAGAGGCGAAGAAGGAGAAATTGAAGTACAATGGAAGAATGCAGAGGATGAATTACACTCCAATCCAGCTGATAGAATAGATATACACGCTTCTCTCCTTCATCGCCTGTCCACAGCTTATCCTAACTGCTCTGCCGGAGTGCGATCTTTGAATGGATTCGAATTTTCCAGTAAATCAGGTATCTGTAGATTTTGGATTTTGGTGCGCAAAACTAATTGGTaagtgctcccttatatgatgtTTCTTTGCTGCTACTCACCTTTTCTCTACTGGTGGCAGTGAAAAC
The nucleotide sequence above comes from Benincasa hispida cultivar B227 chromosome 3, ASM972705v1, whole genome shotgun sequence. Encoded proteins:
- the LOC120073798 gene encoding uncharacterized protein LOC120073798, which produces MGRRKARKTVKKCSPSPVREAKDEAANDEDVERHAAAIRAIRDVEIERLITELRLLRSYFNQEQLQTPLLQFFKEKLPSLSISRRGEEGEIEVQWKNAEDELHSNPADRIDIHASLLHRLSTAYPNCSAGVRSLNGFEFSSKSVKTNPFNVENLEIPNFVLEEPSDNMVLGMPDILQTPGVNNQRLSIGMTPKTRRLPKPGEMLVSIHGSPLGVYREDNMEAIHESEEG